Proteins from a single region of Natrinema salifodinae:
- a CDS encoding VOC family protein, whose protein sequence is MDAVDHINVDVDALAPCYEFYRETLDLELVRPPEDFQGDHAMFRAGETVVTLAETGRAENWDERGLDHPLDKAHLAFETDRETYAALMDELDGQFPKQGPYDWGEFEGFYFLDPDGNLLEVVTYDSPDGERARPLLTHDDVE, encoded by the coding sequence ATGGACGCCGTCGATCACATCAACGTCGACGTCGACGCACTGGCCCCCTGTTACGAGTTCTACCGCGAGACCCTCGACCTCGAGTTGGTCAGGCCGCCCGAGGACTTTCAGGGGGACCACGCCATGTTCCGGGCCGGCGAGACGGTCGTCACGCTCGCCGAGACCGGCCGCGCGGAGAACTGGGACGAGCGGGGGCTCGACCATCCCCTCGATAAGGCCCACCTGGCCTTCGAGACCGACCGCGAGACCTACGCAGCCCTAATGGACGAGTTAGACGGCCAGTTCCCGAAGCAGGGGCCGTACGACTGGGGCGAGTTCGAGGGGTTCTACTTCCTCGATCCGGACGGCAATCTCCTCGAAGTCGTCACGTACGACTCCCCGGACGGCGAGCGCGCGCGTCCGTTGCTCACCCACGACGACGTGGAGTGA
- a CDS encoding beta-ketoacyl-ACP reductase, whose amino-acid sequence MTAESAGYADELELPSRQPLADRTCVVTGASRGIGRSIARELGRYGATVIVNYRSSEAAAHEVAESITEADGEGMGYPIRADVTDREAVAEMRDAVHDALGPIDVLVNNAGITQDRLFAEMTAEDWHRAIDVSLNGTFNCTRAFYDDIERADHGRLIAISSIIGKQGNVGQANYAAAKSGLFGFTRSLALELASSGSTANCIAPGFTRTEMVETIPDDVREDLRDDIPLDRFASVTDIAGLVRYLATEEAGYITGEVIDVNGGLDL is encoded by the coding sequence ATGACGGCGGAGTCCGCCGGATACGCGGACGAGTTGGAACTCCCGTCTCGACAGCCGCTCGCCGACCGGACGTGTGTGGTGACCGGCGCCTCGCGGGGCATCGGTCGCAGCATCGCCCGCGAACTGGGTCGGTACGGCGCGACGGTCATCGTCAACTACCGGTCCTCGGAGGCGGCCGCCCACGAGGTCGCCGAGTCGATCACCGAGGCCGACGGCGAGGGAATGGGTTATCCGATCCGGGCCGACGTCACCGATCGCGAGGCGGTCGCCGAGATGCGGGATGCGGTCCACGACGCGCTCGGACCGATCGACGTACTCGTCAACAACGCCGGGATCACGCAGGACCGGCTCTTCGCGGAGATGACCGCCGAGGACTGGCACCGCGCGATCGACGTCTCGCTCAACGGGACGTTCAACTGCACGCGGGCGTTCTACGACGACATAGAGCGCGCCGACCACGGCCGGCTCATCGCCATCTCGAGTATCATCGGGAAACAGGGCAACGTCGGCCAGGCGAACTACGCGGCGGCGAAGAGCGGTCTCTTTGGCTTTACCCGCTCGCTCGCACTGGAGTTGGCGTCGTCGGGCTCGACCGCCAACTGTATCGCGCCAGGCTTCACCCGCACCGAGATGGTCGAGACCATTCCCGACGACGTCCGCGAGGACCTCCGAGACGACATTCCGCTCGACCGGTTCGCCAGCGTGACCGACATCGCCGGACTCGTCCGCTACCTCGCCACCGAGGAGGCCGGCTACATCACCGGCGAGGTCATCGACGTCAACGGCGGCCTCGATCTCTGA
- a CDS encoding HTH domain-containing protein, producing MSANNHTPAAFPFVEPEFGDDVCVDCYVRSAVPSAVTDQVDALVDRLRTLDERNAVDDVRVSRWPSQHAIADADRPTRDDLVETFERWAERRGYSLEPAFRRRTIPASPLGVEADAREQVRVPLVALAISETETAAETEAETDTAVGAKPLDAESLRGVVPCTERTDEERTHTVDRWLTAVETQSIGASARNSLADQPMPLEGQR from the coding sequence ATGTCTGCCAATAATCACACACCCGCGGCGTTCCCGTTCGTCGAGCCCGAATTCGGCGACGACGTCTGCGTCGACTGCTACGTTCGATCGGCCGTTCCCAGTGCCGTTACCGATCAGGTCGACGCACTCGTCGACCGCCTGCGGACGCTCGACGAGCGAAACGCCGTCGACGACGTGCGAGTCAGTCGGTGGCCGTCGCAACACGCCATCGCGGACGCGGACCGTCCGACGCGGGACGACCTCGTCGAGACGTTCGAACGGTGGGCCGAGCGGCGCGGGTACTCGCTCGAACCGGCGTTCCGTCGCCGGACGATCCCGGCGTCGCCGCTCGGCGTCGAGGCGGACGCTCGCGAGCAGGTGCGGGTTCCGCTGGTGGCGCTCGCGATCTCCGAGACCGAGACCGCGGCCGAGACCGAGGCGGAAACCGATACTGCCGTCGGCGCGAAGCCGCTCGACGCGGAGTCGCTCAGGGGGGTCGTTCCGTGTACGGAACGCACGGACGAGGAGCGAACCCACACCGTCGACCGGTGGCTCACTGCGGTCGAGACGCAGTCGATCGGGGCGTCCGCGCGCAATTCCCTGGCCGACCAGCCAATGCCGCTGGAGGGGCAGCGATGA
- a CDS encoding helix-turn-helix domain-containing protein gives MMSTSEHQLAVPDELTSAQAKLVYLSLRVTDQAGATELQRMLGLSKLTLFAILNSLAEKGLVRRTEDGYVCQ, from the coding sequence ATGATGTCTACGAGCGAACACCAACTTGCGGTTCCGGACGAACTCACGTCGGCACAGGCGAAACTCGTGTACCTGTCTCTCCGCGTCACCGATCAGGCGGGGGCAACCGAACTCCAGCGGATGCTGGGGCTGTCCAAGCTTACGCTCTTTGCGATTCTCAATTCGCTCGCCGAGAAGGGACTTGTCCGGCGCACGGAGGATGGCTATGTCTGCCAATAA
- the lwrS gene encoding LWR-salt protein, with the protein MNARYVFRVRLRLEPDHEAVSLEASSAETTVTLFRDAPEPGTEGWLFFRNTLWRGDVSDRDHARRLAAEWLGVPEDAVEAVDFRELQVDQAYFDALKAEIADDLAAFNAENVSEVLSKYLGSSIRVTDSDGG; encoded by the coding sequence ATGAACGCACGCTACGTCTTCCGCGTCCGGCTCCGGCTCGAACCCGACCACGAGGCCGTCTCCCTCGAGGCGAGCAGCGCAGAGACGACGGTCACGCTCTTTCGCGACGCGCCGGAGCCCGGCACCGAGGGCTGGCTGTTCTTCCGAAACACGCTCTGGCGCGGCGACGTCTCCGATCGGGACCACGCCCGTCGGCTCGCCGCGGAGTGGCTCGGCGTTCCCGAAGACGCCGTCGAGGCGGTCGACTTCCGCGAGCTGCAGGTCGACCAGGCGTACTTCGACGCCCTGAAGGCCGAGATCGCGGACGATCTCGCGGCGTTCAATGCCGAGAACGTCTCGGAGGTGCTCTCGAAGTATTTGGGTTCGAGCATCCGAGTGACCGATAGCGACGGCGGATAG
- a CDS encoding 4a-hydroxytetrahydrobiopterin dehydratase yields the protein MADLLSDEEIEAQCPDDWSRDGDEIVRTYEFDDYLRGVNFAQMVGEIAESQFHHPEIVIRYEEVEIRLTSHEAGGITEDDIEMAELIESERGE from the coding sequence ATGGCTGACCTCCTGTCCGACGAGGAGATCGAGGCGCAATGTCCCGACGACTGGTCGCGCGACGGCGACGAGATCGTCCGCACCTACGAGTTCGACGACTATCTCCGGGGCGTCAACTTCGCCCAGATGGTCGGCGAGATCGCCGAATCGCAGTTCCACCACCCTGAGATCGTCATCCGATACGAGGAAGTCGAGATCCGTCTGACCTCCCACGAGGCGGGCGGCATCACCGAAGACGATATCGAGATGGCGGAACTGATCGAATCCGAGCGCGGGGAGTAA
- a CDS encoding helix-turn-helix domain-containing protein, producing the protein MSTIADLRLPAADAALAIAFERAPEATFELESSVSKTRPSLWVAGVDRETVERAFAADPTVAAAELLVETDSRLLYDVTFVEETDTTRLWDDLLVDGGSLLEARASDGWWQVTVRYRDRDTLCDAYDRLVDRGINADLRRVTDVSEAGDRETRLTPEQEEALEAALEYGYFEIPRDISMEELADELGISHQALSERFRRAYETLVDAELQPAGERSRLERR; encoded by the coding sequence ATGTCGACGATAGCCGACCTCCGGCTTCCGGCGGCGGACGCGGCGTTGGCGATCGCCTTCGAACGCGCGCCCGAGGCCACGTTCGAACTCGAGTCCTCGGTGTCGAAGACGCGTCCCTCCCTGTGGGTGGCCGGCGTCGACCGCGAGACGGTCGAGCGCGCCTTCGCGGCCGACCCCACGGTTGCGGCCGCCGAACTCCTCGTCGAAACGGATTCCCGACTACTGTACGACGTCACCTTCGTCGAGGAGACGGACACGACCAGGCTCTGGGACGACCTGCTCGTCGACGGCGGCTCGCTGCTCGAGGCGCGGGCAAGCGACGGCTGGTGGCAGGTGACGGTCCGGTACCGCGATCGCGATACCCTCTGTGACGCCTACGACCGCCTGGTCGACCGCGGTATCAACGCCGACCTCCGGCGCGTGACCGACGTGAGCGAAGCGGGGGACCGCGAGACGCGGTTGACGCCCGAGCAGGAGGAGGCCCTCGAGGCCGCCCTCGAGTACGGCTACTTCGAGATTCCCCGGGACATCTCGATGGAGGAACTGGCCGACGAACTCGGCATCTCCCACCAGGCGCTCTCCGAGCGGTTCCGGCGGGCCTACGAGACGCTGGTCGACGCCGAACTTCAGCCCGCGGGCGAGCGCTCGCGGCTCGAGCGACGGTAA
- a CDS encoding molybdopterin molybdotransferase MoeA has translation MEGADRERTEAGFKVRTPVDEARRILREAIEERGDDADANVPCGTETVDVDRADGRVLAAPVTAARDVPHYRRAAMDGYAVRAADTFGASERSPEVLRVAEPDPADGSDNGHATADEIYPDAAARVHTGSALPEGADAVVMIEHVTELESAGELEVEDAVAEGENVAPVGEDVAEGQHLYDAGHRLRPSDLGLLRSAGYGRVAVAQRPSVGVIPTGEELVEGEPGPGEVIETNGLTVSRLAERWGARATYRDVVTDDPESLRVAIQRDLTKDVVVTTGGSSVGERDLLPEVIDDLGEVLVHGVGLKPGHPVCLGIVEDTPVLALPGYPVACIVNAVQFLRPTLRWLEGTTPDSHPTARAKLERKIPSEPGTRTFARVQLEDRDLEESARDPDEPGYTATPTRASGSGVLSSVALADGWVVVDDDREGIPAGETVRVENWESNP, from the coding sequence ATGGAAGGTGCCGACCGCGAGCGCACGGAGGCCGGCTTCAAGGTCCGAACGCCGGTCGACGAGGCGCGCCGAATTCTCAGGGAGGCGATCGAGGAGCGGGGGGACGATGCCGACGCGAACGTGCCCTGCGGGACCGAGACCGTCGACGTCGACCGCGCAGACGGGCGCGTCCTCGCCGCACCCGTGACGGCCGCCCGCGACGTTCCCCACTACCGGCGGGCGGCGATGGACGGCTACGCCGTCCGGGCCGCGGACACGTTCGGGGCCAGCGAGCGCTCGCCGGAAGTGCTGCGGGTCGCCGAGCCCGATCCCGCCGATGGGAGCGACAACGGGCACGCCACCGCCGACGAAATATACCCCGACGCGGCCGCGCGGGTCCACACCGGCAGCGCCCTCCCCGAGGGCGCCGACGCCGTCGTGATGATCGAACACGTCACCGAACTCGAGTCCGCCGGCGAACTCGAGGTTGAGGACGCCGTCGCGGAGGGCGAAAACGTCGCCCCCGTCGGCGAGGACGTCGCGGAGGGCCAGCACCTCTACGACGCCGGTCACCGGCTCCGCCCGTCCGACCTCGGACTCCTCCGTTCGGCGGGCTACGGCCGGGTCGCAGTCGCTCAGCGCCCCTCCGTCGGCGTGATCCCGACCGGCGAGGAACTCGTCGAGGGCGAGCCCGGACCAGGCGAGGTGATCGAGACCAACGGGCTCACGGTGTCGCGCCTAGCCGAGCGGTGGGGCGCTCGCGCGACCTACCGCGACGTGGTCACCGACGACCCCGAGTCGCTGCGGGTGGCCATCCAGCGCGATCTCACGAAGGACGTAGTCGTAACGACCGGCGGCTCCTCCGTCGGCGAGCGCGACCTCCTGCCGGAAGTGATCGACGACTTGGGCGAGGTGCTCGTCCACGGCGTCGGGCTCAAACCGGGCCATCCGGTCTGTCTGGGGATCGTCGAGGACACGCCCGTGCTCGCGCTGCCCGGGTATCCCGTCGCCTGTATCGTCAATGCGGTCCAGTTCCTCCGGCCCACACTGCGCTGGCTCGAGGGGACGACGCCCGACTCCCATCCGACCGCGCGGGCGAAACTCGAGCGCAAGATCCCGAGCGAGCCCGGGACGCGGACGTTCGCCCGGGTTCAACTCGAGGACCGCGACCTCGAGGAGTCGGCCCGCGACCCCGACGAGCCCGGCTATACGGCGACGCCGACGCGGGCCAGCGGCTCGGGCGTCCTCTCGAGCGTCGCCCTGGCCGACGGCTGGGTCGTCGTCGACGACGACCGCGAGGGGATCCCGGCCGGCGAGACGGTGCGCGTCGAGAACTGGGAGAGCAACCCGTAG
- a CDS encoding Hsp20/alpha crystallin family protein, translating into MSALRDALRDLSEDVFFDLLESEEAYLLVLDVPGVTAESLDIAIDDGRISIDAHREKEPVDDFRYLEENRSLFLDVDLPLPDDASDAGVEATVDRGVLELTLPKRGSGGETTIDIVDEDT; encoded by the coding sequence ATGTCAGCGCTCCGCGACGCGTTGCGGGACCTCTCCGAGGACGTCTTCTTCGATCTGCTCGAGAGCGAGGAAGCCTACCTGCTCGTGCTCGACGTGCCCGGGGTCACCGCCGAGTCGCTCGATATCGCGATCGACGACGGTCGCATCTCCATCGACGCCCACCGGGAGAAAGAGCCGGTCGACGACTTCCGGTACCTCGAGGAGAACCGGTCGCTGTTTCTCGACGTCGACCTCCCGCTTCCCGACGATGCCTCCGACGCCGGCGTCGAGGCGACGGTCGATCGGGGCGTCCTCGAACTGACTCTCCCGAAACGCGGTTCCGGCGGCGAGACGACGATCGACATCGTCGACGAGGACACCTAA
- a CDS encoding ABC1 kinase family protein: MLAYARDRRRFLLFGPRRQVGTEVHRQRAERLLESLLTLGPTFIKLGQLLSTRPDVLPPAYIDVLSALQDEVPPAPWPEAKDVLEDELGPVDERFAAFDSDPISGASLGQVYRARVDPGAVETNPVTDVDGREVAVKVRRPNIEALVRADLRVIKWSLPILLYFVDDSRAFSLENLADEFAKTIREEMDYEREAEMLAEIRSNFADDDRFLIPEVIESHSGPRVLTMDYIEGTKINDLEELERKGLDRTEVAENLERAYLQMIMDDGVFHADPHPGNLAVTDEGRIVFYDFGMSGRVDPFVQEKIIDFYVAVANQDIDAILDALIEIGTLSPDADRGVMAEVMELAIQDARGEDVEQYRVNQIVGQIEDSIYVFPFRLPKNLALVLRVATVVEGVCVTLDPDFDFISVATAYLTEQGYREESIRRYLEETGRQLRETSESLTRLAPKAERTLDRLERDDLYVRIGLEDDENVFDKLAKRLVYGMLLTMSLFSMGVLYALEAPRASIVAAVFSVVVTVQLYRSFRKPESIHARPQFTRHNLRQRRGEE; this comes from the coding sequence TTGCTCGCCTACGCCCGCGACCGTCGGCGCTTCCTCCTGTTCGGCCCCCGACGCCAGGTCGGCACCGAGGTCCACCGCCAGCGGGCCGAGCGATTGCTCGAGTCGCTGCTGACGCTTGGACCGACGTTCATCAAACTCGGCCAGTTGCTCTCGACCAGGCCCGACGTGCTCCCGCCGGCGTACATCGACGTGCTCTCGGCGCTGCAAGACGAGGTCCCGCCGGCACCCTGGCCCGAAGCCAAGGACGTGCTCGAGGACGAGCTCGGCCCCGTCGACGAGCGCTTCGCGGCGTTCGACAGCGACCCGATCAGCGGTGCCAGCCTGGGCCAGGTCTACCGGGCGCGCGTCGACCCCGGTGCAGTCGAGACGAACCCCGTCACCGACGTCGACGGGCGCGAGGTCGCGGTGAAGGTCCGCCGGCCGAACATCGAGGCTCTGGTCCGGGCCGACCTGCGGGTCATCAAGTGGTCGCTGCCGATCCTGCTGTACTTCGTCGACGACTCGCGGGCGTTCTCGCTGGAGAACCTGGCCGACGAGTTCGCGAAGACGATCCGCGAGGAGATGGACTACGAGCGCGAGGCCGAGATGTTGGCCGAGATCCGGTCGAACTTCGCGGACGACGATCGGTTTCTCATCCCCGAAGTGATCGAGAGCCACTCGGGGCCGCGGGTGCTCACGATGGATTACATCGAGGGGACGAAGATCAACGACCTCGAGGAACTCGAGCGCAAGGGACTCGACCGGACGGAAGTTGCGGAGAACCTAGAGCGGGCGTACCTGCAGATGATCATGGACGACGGGGTCTTCCACGCCGACCCGCACCCGGGCAACCTCGCGGTGACCGACGAGGGGCGGATCGTCTTCTACGACTTCGGCATGTCGGGCCGGGTCGATCCGTTCGTCCAGGAGAAGATCATCGACTTCTACGTCGCCGTCGCTAACCAGGACATCGACGCGATCCTCGACGCCCTGATCGAGATCGGGACGCTCTCCCCCGACGCCGACCGCGGCGTGATGGCCGAGGTGATGGAACTGGCCATCCAGGACGCCCGCGGCGAGGACGTCGAACAGTACCGGGTCAATCAGATCGTCGGCCAGATCGAGGATTCGATCTACGTCTTCCCGTTCCGGCTGCCGAAGAACCTCGCGCTCGTCCTCCGGGTCGCGACCGTCGTCGAAGGGGTCTGCGTCACGCTCGATCCGGACTTCGACTTCATCTCGGTCGCGACCGCCTACCTGACCGAGCAGGGCTACCGCGAGGAGTCCATCCGCCGCTACCTCGAGGAGACCGGCCGCCAGCTCCGCGAGACGAGCGAGTCGCTGACCAGGCTCGCACCGAAAGCCGAGCGGACGCTCGACCGGCTCGAGCGCGACGACCTCTACGTCCGCATTGGCCTCGAGGACGACGAGAACGTCTTCGACAAGCTCGCCAAGCGCCTGGTCTACGGCATGTTGCTCACGATGTCGCTGTTCTCGATGGGCGTGCTGTACGCACTCGAAGCGCCCCGGGCGTCGATCGTCGCCGCGGTCTTCTCGGTGGTCGTGACGGTCCAGCTCTACCGCTCGTTCCGCAAACCGGAGTCGATCCACGCGCGCCCGCAGTTCACCCGGCACAACCTGCGGCAGCGACGCGGCGAGGAGTGA
- a CDS encoding enolase-like domain-containing protein has translation MDYDRIADLSLTIDRIGTERLERETSSDFTRVTTEFALSGPAPNGDGDRDDDGTVTGRGEDVTYETADHDRLAETGLPDLTGDYTVDSFSERLADVDLFPGGAPDREVFRNYRRWGLESAALDLALRQAETDLASALDRSPDPVRFVASTRLGEPPTTDRLERLRERVPDLEFKLDPISAWDAGLVAAIDETVGTDAVRILDLKGRYEGTEVDAPADSDLYELVLDAFPNVVVEDPALTDATRPLFEDPDIRSRVSWDAPIHGLADIEDLPWEPDWLNVKPSRFGSLESLFETIDYCERRGIRMYGGGQFELGVGRGQLQALASLCYPDSPNDVAPGAYNDPEVGDGLPASPLDPPATSGGFRW, from the coding sequence ATGGACTACGATCGGATCGCCGATCTGTCGCTGACGATCGACCGGATCGGGACCGAGCGGCTGGAACGCGAGACTTCGAGCGATTTCACCCGCGTGACGACCGAGTTCGCGCTTTCGGGGCCGGCACCGAACGGCGACGGGGACAGAGACGACGACGGCACGGTCACGGGCCGCGGCGAGGACGTCACCTACGAGACCGCGGATCACGACCGCCTGGCGGAGACCGGCCTCCCGGACCTGACCGGCGACTACACCGTCGACTCGTTCTCCGAGCGCCTGGCCGACGTCGACCTCTTTCCGGGCGGCGCGCCCGACCGCGAGGTCTTCCGCAACTACCGGCGGTGGGGGCTCGAGAGCGCGGCGCTGGACCTGGCTCTCCGCCAGGCGGAGACGGACCTGGCGAGCGCGCTGGATCGATCGCCCGATCCCGTCCGGTTCGTCGCGAGCACCCGCCTCGGCGAGCCGCCGACGACCGACCGGCTCGAGCGGTTGCGCGAGCGGGTCCCCGACCTCGAGTTCAAACTCGATCCGATCTCGGCGTGGGACGCGGGCCTGGTCGCGGCCATCGACGAGACGGTCGGGACGGACGCGGTCCGCATCCTGGATCTCAAGGGTCGGTACGAGGGAACCGAGGTCGACGCGCCGGCGGACTCCGACCTGTACGAACTCGTGCTCGACGCGTTCCCGAACGTCGTCGTCGAGGATCCCGCGTTGACCGACGCGACGCGGCCGCTGTTCGAGGACCCCGATATTCGCTCGCGGGTCTCCTGGGACGCGCCGATCCACGGTCTAGCGGACATCGAGGACCTCCCCTGGGAGCCCGACTGGCTCAACGTCAAGCCCTCCCGGTTCGGCTCGCTCGAATCTCTCTTCGAGACGATCGATTACTGCGAGCGACGCGGAATTCGAATGTACGGCGGCGGGCAGTTCGAACTCGGCGTCGGCCGCGGGCAACTTCAGGCGCTCGCGTCGCTGTGCTATCCCGACTCGCCGAACGACGTCGCGCCGGGTGCGTACAACGATCCCGAGGTCGGAGACGGCCTCCCGGCGAGTCCGCTCGACCCGCCCGCGACGTCGGGTGGGTTCCGGTGGTGA
- a CDS encoding translation initiation factor IF-5A, with the protein MAKQQTEVRDLQEGSYVMIEDTPCKINSYSTAKPGKHGSAKARIEAEGVFDGKKRSLSQPVDAKIWVPIIERKQGQIVSVDGADMQVMDLETYETITMRVPEDADVSPDENIEYLEMEDQRKIV; encoded by the coding sequence ATGGCGAAACAGCAGACCGAAGTTCGCGACCTCCAGGAAGGGAGCTACGTAATGATCGAGGACACGCCGTGTAAGATCAACTCCTACTCGACGGCCAAGCCGGGCAAACACGGCAGCGCCAAGGCCCGTATCGAGGCCGAGGGCGTTTTCGACGGGAAGAAGCGCTCGCTGTCCCAGCCCGTCGACGCGAAGATCTGGGTCCCGATCATCGAGCGCAAACAGGGCCAGATCGTCTCCGTCGACGGGGCGGACATGCAGGTGATGGACCTCGAGACCTACGAGACCATCACGATGCGCGTCCCCGAGGACGCGGACGTCTCCCCCGACGAGAACATCGAGTACCTCGAGATGGAAGACCAGCGAAAGATCGTCTAA